The Drosophila biarmipes strain raj3 chromosome 2L, RU_DBia_V1.1, whole genome shotgun sequence genome has a window encoding:
- the LOC108029146 gene encoding protein strawberry notch homolog 1 isoform X2: protein MPPKKKCAKTHDDYDVIQLPGEIKGGGCRTTSSTAELGRRQMPGGKQAIATATGTPESYARSRRCGSTRSSVKENSVSGRSCTQKPSDSYARPASSAMSTSSRRSSSRLGSLARNSKYINQNSTKGEPLEDFVRPDSPAMSTSTRRSGLKRCGSARNLVNNKGNSVTGRTGTPEPSKNFAKTVSPAESTSSRLSRSKRSGTARNLYNKGNSVKGRAGTLEPSENYAKPQASPAQSKSSIRSGAIRSGAVRNQNNSGKCRITETITPDLSGNYAWQYSRALQDPTHDGVNKIDGSYPASPSKSTSSRRSRRCGSVRNVASKKKSVKGRTGTPEPTENYAKSISSIRSGSIRGGSASSLNNKVNRRTGTPEPSQNFAKPASPEMSTKSKRLGSKRCSSARNLGNENSTRGRTRTPEPSENYAKKVLPAKSTSSRISSPKRRGSARNLGTKENSLRGRTGTPEPSENYAKPSSPAKSISSMRSGSISSGRTKNLDFFKENSTRGRTGTPEPSENFAQRASPAQSTLAIRSGFRRCGSSKNLDYCKENSTRGRTGTPGPSENFAQRASPAQSTLAIRSGSRRCGSSKNLDYSKENSTRGRTGTPEPSENFAQRASPAQSTLAIRSGSRHCGSSKNLDYCKENSTRGRTGTPGPSENFAQRASPAQSTLAIRSGSRRCGSSKNLDYSKENLTRGHTGTPELSENYATPAALTRSTSSRLSGSKRTSDNKENLFKGRSANAGTLEPSDDWDQNTQKHGTTGSTNTSLLRAKTHEIISPKRAKPNKEIKKLEDQSDEKSVPFVRVAQEITSWSINPQNSFPTEKKNMPFIETQNAIPKNSMDGNYQDPENHSGMIKKSSQGTVGTVPNYHPAEQNTPGYSMTFTKVAQEIISGIHSESIFPTDENKRDQSSKNTLIRVDKSCQNRDNTVWNNHQEYPHNSAFNSQIKSQPFSMGNNTGANMAVMGGKPGTSVIRQEQPHPNTAPITQNAIYEPLNLLKHNIPNNATLQINPAFKDSNFANFPERIPRFVFDGNTINNTFNQYENNLLGNGYNDEEQKNRRIDADLALIFEGLDSQSFQEETSVEGNNQEQLSVDAKANLDEVDARLQAELDALPMVEIEAETEPPKTEAAVRIPQNTVYPMQSQQFHPPRPVAPINQMAYYNSMQAARPTGFPMVNPVATTSHRTLAQVPIVTRLKGAQGQDISVKYTTGPDGLITNVQMDPPPMGSDQSKGMAKSFTALELHQILQSGQPYLPMTSNGCPGAMLKEPLMIRDAPAVFPAEQAVEDEEVDYEEIGVADTFAAYWPSKLKVGRAHPDPVVETATLSSVELPDITYQLGLPAKTTECLSALQLEAVVYACQAHEQILPSGERAGFLLGDGAGVGKGRTIAGIIYDNYLKGRRRALWISVSNDLKFDAERDLSDIGAHEKVRVVPISKFKYSRIDSEENENFRRGVIFCTYTALIGESLTANSKYKTRLRQLVNWLGKKFDGVIVFDECHKAKNLSLMNVGKSTKTGTTVLELQKLLPNARVVYASATGASEPRNMAYMVRLGLWGPGTSYPEFYEFVNAVEKRGIGAMEIVAMDMKLRGTYIARQLSFKDVSFRIEEVPMAKDFRKSYNLAAELWAEINKKFQRACRLMCIENRVQKIITCQFWCAHQRFFKNLCIASKVNHVVKMTRQATRMGKAVVIGLQSTGESRTLEHLERHHGKLNTFVSTSKMIIQSFVEKHFPAPKRDSFHHLLNTGEFEPEARSRPPRAKKAKMNPDWFDDDMDAEAGESDIEMYESSWGADDERTKSGRKRRGRPPKADKVEKITMQERILQHLCNNMRAQDNDGEPTYTFDNTKPQKANITERDVERCISSRELLLEKIEMLGKKMPPNTLDKLISELGGTNLVAEMTGRRGRVVRTEYDGYKYEPRCENDSSMDLVNYREKQRFMEGSKHVAIISEAASSGISLQSDKRVSNQRRRLHITLELPWSADRAIQQFGRTHRSNQVNSPEYVFVITDLAGERRFASTVAKRLESLGALTQGDRRATDARDLSQFNIDNSIGRSALESVMQQLTREKPLDPSEVPQSYKGDFLFDCSASMAGVGMLNVREENKLKVFSVEKDSNNISKFLNRILGCRVEIQNALFKFFLDKMYSLIMQMKRTGRFDLGILDLDAHGASVKSIKRVKFIRKHATGTAATELHTVTVERGMSFETALAKYRKEGQHEHDGFYVLQQLRHNKNSSILCLQAQSNSSDATSGKINLQIYRPNTGPQVRLETLSSISSRYVKVEPEKAQEFWLQQYDFCLNKCSHVYWSRICPYPTSCEVGLRVRTYHVLSGLMLPIWDRIELIIEKSNQKIQIIRVKTDVNTKIVGTVVPHAVYDALVADLSSDSIMEVEDH, encoded by the exons ATGCCTCCTAAAAAGAAGTGCGCAAAGACACATGATGATTATGATGTGATACAGCTGCCTGGCGAAATAAAAGGCGGAGGTTGCAGGACCACATCGTCCACAGCGGAACTAGGACGTCGGCAAATGCCAGGTGGAAAACAGGCGATTGCCACGGCTACCGGTACCCCGGAATCCTATGCAAGGTCCAGACGTTGCGGTTCAACAAGAAGCTCTGTTAAGGAAAACTCGGTTTCGGGCCGTTCCTGTACCCAAAAACCCTCGGATAGTTATGCCAGGCCAGCTTCATCTGCAATGTCCACCTCATCGAGGCGCTCAAGCTCAAGACTTGGCAGCTTAGCAAGAAACTCGAAATATATTAATCAAAATTCGACTAAGGGAGAACCCTTAGAAGATTTTGTCAGGCCAGATTCACCTGCAATGTCCACCTCAACGAGACGCTCAGGCTTAAAACGTTGTGGTTCAGCAAGGAACTTGGTTAATAATAAAGGAAATTCAGTAACTGGACGTACCGGTACCCCGGAACCCTCGAAAAATTTCGCCAAGACAGTTTCGCCAGCAGAGTCCACCTCATCGAGGCTTTCAAGATCAAAACGTAGCGGCACAGCAAGAAATTTGTATAACAAAGGAAATTCGGTTAAAGGACGTGCGGGTACCCTAGAACCCTCGGAAAATTATGCCAAGCCGCAAGCTTCACCTGCCCAGTCGAAATCATCGATACGTTCAGGGGCTATACGTAGCGGTGCAGTAAGAAATCAGAACAATTCGGGTAAGTGCCGCATTACGGAAACTATTACCCCAGATCTCTCAGGCAACTATGCCTGGCAATATTCAAGAGCTTTGCAAGATCCTACACATGATGGAGTCAATAAAATCGATGGATCGTACCCGGCTTCACCTTCAAAGTCTACCTCATCGAGGCGTTCAAGACGTTGCGGTTCAGTAAGAAACGTGGctagcaaaaaaaaatcagttaaGGGGCGTACCGGTACCCCGGAACCCACGGAAAATTATGCCAAGTCGATTTCATCGATACGTTCGGGTTCTATACGTGGCGGTTCGGCAAGCAGCTTAAATAACAAAGTAAATAGACGTACCGGCACCCCAGAGCCCTCGCAAAATTTTGCCAAGCCAGCTTCACCTGAGATGTCCACCAAGTCTAAACGTTTGGGTTCAAAGCGTTGCAGTTCGGCAAGAAACTTAGGTAATGAAAATTCGACTAGGGGACGCACGCGTACTCCAGAACCCTCGGAAAATTACGCCAAGAAAGTTTTGCCTGCAAAGTCCACCTCATCAAGAATTTCAAGTCCAAAACGTAGGGGCTCAGCAAGGAATTTGGGTACTAAAGAAAATTCGCTAAGGGGACGTACCGGCACCCCAGAGCCCTCGGAAAATTATGCCAAGCCGTCTTCACCTGCGAAGTCCATTTCTTCGATGCGTTCAGGTTCAATAAGTAGCGGTAGAACAAAAAACttggatttttttaaagaaaattcgACTAGGGGACGTACCGGTACCCCAGAGCCCTCAGAAAATTTTGCGCAGCGAGCTTCACCTGCACAGTCCACCCTAGCAATACGTTCCGGTTTTAGACGTTGCGGCTCATCAAAAAACTTGGATTATTGTAAGGAAAATTCGACTAGGGGACGTACCGGTACCCCGGGGCCCTCAGAAAATTTTGCGCAGCGAGCTTCACCTGCACAGTCCACCCTAGCAATACGTTCCGGTTCTAGACGTTGCGGCTCATCAAAAAACTTGGATTATAGTAAGGAAAATTCGACTAGGGGACGTACCGGTACCCCAGAGCCCTCAGAAAATTTTGCGCAGCGAGCTTCACCTGCACAGTCCACCCTAGCAATACGTTCCGGTTCTAGAC ATTGCGGCTCATCAAAAAACTTGGATTATTGTAAGGAAAATTCGACTAGGGGACGTACCGGTACCCCGGGGCCCTCAGAAAATTTTGCGCAGCGAGCTTCACCTGCACAGTCCACCCTAGCAATACGTTCCGGTTCTAGACGTTGCGGCTCATCAAAAAACTTGGATTATAGTAAGGAAAATTTGACTAGGGGACATACAGGTACCCCCGAACTCTCGGAAAATTATGCCACACCAGCTGCACTCACAAGGTCCACCTCATCCAGGCTTTCAGGTTCAAAAAGAACCTCGGATAATAAAGAAAACTTGTTTAAAGGACGTTCCGCAAACGCTGGTACCCTTGAGCCCTCGGACGATTGGGATCAGAACACTCAGAAACATGGAACGACTGGCTCAACCAATACATCGCTTCTAAGAGCAAAAACCCATGAAATCATTTCACCAAAGAGAGCCAAGCCcaataaagaaataaagaaattggAGGATCAGTCAGATGAAAAAAGTGTACCCTTCGTAAGGGTGGCACAGGAGATAACAAGTTGGAGCATAAATCCTCAGAACAGTTTTCCGACGGAGAAAAAGAATATGCCCTTCATTGAAACGCAAAATGCGATCCCAAAGAATAGCATGGACGGAAACTATCAGGATCCGGAGAATCATTCAGGGATGATCAAAAAGTCAAGTCAAGGTACAGTCGGCACAGTCCCAAATTATCATCCGGCGGAGCAGAATACTCCGGGCTACTCTATGACCTTCACGAAGGTTGCACAGGAGATAATATCGGGTATACATTCCGAGAGCATTTTTCCGACGGACGAAAATAAAAGGGATCAGAGTTCGAAGAATACCTTAATAAGGGTGGACAAGTCATGTCAGAATAGAGACAATACAGTCTGGAATAATCATCAAGAGTATCCCCATAACTCGGCCTTCAACTCTCAAATCAAATCGCAACCCTTTTCTATGGGCAATAACACCGGTGCGAATATGGCGGTAATGGGGGGTAAGCCTGGCACTAGCGTTATAAGACAGGAACAACCTCATCCAAATACAGCCCCAATTACCCAAAATGCCATATATGAACCTTTGAATTTATTGAAACATAATATTCCTAATAACGCTACTCTCCAAATAAATCCTGCATTTAAAGACAGTAATTTTGCTAACTTTCCAGAACGGATTCCCAGATTTGTCTTTGATGGCAATACTATAAATAATACCTTCAATCAATATGAAAATAACTTATTAGGTAACGGATATAATGACGAAGAACAAAAGAACAGACGAATTGATGCTGATCTGGCCCTGATTTTCGAAGGTCTCGATTCACAGTCCTTCCAAGAAGAAACCTCAGTAGAGGGGAATAATCAAGAACAACTTTCAGTTGACGCCAAAGCAAATTTAGACGAAGTGGATGCACGTCTTCAGGCAGAACTGGACGCTCTTCCCATGGTGGAGATTGAGGCTGAGACTGAGCCCCCAAAAACTGAGGCTGCTGTTAGGATTCCTCAGAACACAGTTTATCCAATGCAGAGTCAGCAATTCCATCCTCCACGCCCTGTAGCACCCATTAACCAGATGGCTTACTATAATTCCATGCAGGCTGCAAGGCCCACCGGCTTTCCAATGGTTAATCCCGTGGCCACCACCTCGCATCGCACACTGGCCCAGGTTCCGATAGTCACGCGACTGAAGGGTGCCCAGGGTCAGGATATCTCGGTCAAGTATACGACCGGACCCGATGGACTCATCACAAATGTGCAGATGGACCCGCCTCCGATGGGCTCGGATCAGTCGAAGGGAATGGCAAAGAGCTTTACGGCCCTGGAACTCCACCAGATACTGCAGAGTGGTCAGCCATACTTGCCCATGACGAGCAATGGCTGCCCGGGAGCTATGCTCAAGGAACCACTGATGATTAGGGATGCTCCAGCAGTGTTCCCAGCCGAACAGGCGGTGGAAGACGAGGAGGTGGACTACGAGGAGATCGGAGTGGCGGATACCTTTGCTGCCTACTGGCCCAGCAAGCTGAAGGTGGGCCGTGCCCATCCTGATCCCGTGGTGGAAACGGCTACCTTGTCTTCGGTGGAACTGCCTGATATTACTTACCAACTGGGACTGCCCGCGAAGACCACCGAGTGCCTGAGTGCCCTGCaactggaggcggtggtctatgCCTGCCAGGCCCACGAGCAGATCCTGCCCAGCGGCGAGCGGGCGGGCTTCCTCTTGGGCGATGGAGCCGGTGTGGGCAAGGGTCGCACCATTGCGGGCATCATCTATGACAACTACCTGAAGGGCAGGCGTCGTGCCCTTTGGATTTCCGTGTCCAATGACCTAAAGTTCGATGCGGAGAGGGATCTCTCAGACATTGGAGCCCACGAGAAGGTACGCGTGGTGCCCATCAGCAAGTTCAAGTACAGTCGCATTGACTCGGAGGAAAACGAGAACTTCCGCAGGGGTGTGATATTCTGCACTTACACAGCTCTGATTGGCGAATCCCTGACTGCCAACTCCAAGTACAAGACTCGACTACGCCAGTTGGTCAACTGGCTGGGCAAGAAGTTCGATGGAGTGATTGTGTTCGATGAGTGCCACAAGGCTAAGAACCTCAGTCTGATGAACGTGGGCAAGTCCACCAAGACAGGAACCACTGTGCTGGAGCTGCAGAAGCTGCTGCCCAACGCCAGAGTAGTCTATGCCTCGGCCACGGGAGCCAGCGAGCCCAGGAATATGGCCTACATGGTGAGATTGGGTCTCTGGGGTCCTGGGACATCCTACCCCGAGTTCTACGAGTTTGTCAATGCTGTCGAGAAGCGGGGCATTGGAGCCATGGAAATCGTGGCCATGGATATGAAGCTGAGGGGCACCTACATAGCTCGTCAGCTGAGCTTCAAGGATGTTAGCTTTCGCATCGAGGAGGTGCCCATGGCCAAGGACTTCCGCAAAAGCTACAACTTGGCGGCGGAGCTCTGGGCCGAGATCAACAAGAAGTTCCAGAGGGCCTGCCGCCTGATGTGCATCGAAAACCGGGTCCAGAAGATAATCACCTGCCAATTCTGGTGCGCCCACCAGCGTTTCTTCAAGAACCTGTGCATCGCCTCCAAGGTCAACCATGTGGTCAAGATGACGCGCCAGGCCACGCGAATGGGCAAGGCGGTGGTCATCGGGCTCCAATCCACTGGGGAATCACGCACCCTGGAGCATCTGGAGCGACATCATGGCAAGCTTAATACTTTTGTGTCCACCTCCAAGATGATCATCCAGTCGTTTGTGGAGAAACACTTCCCAGCGCCCAAGCGCGACTCCTTTCACCATCTTCTGAACACTGGAGAGTTCGAGCCGGAAGCCCGATCCCGACCACCAAGAGCCAAGAAGGCCAAGATGAATCCCGACTGGTTCGACGACGACATGGATGCCGAGGCGGGGGAGAGTGACATCGAGATGTACGAGAGCAGCTGGGGGGCAGACGATGAGCGTACCAAATCGGGACGAAAGCGCCGAGGTCGCCCACCCAAGGCGGACAAGG TGGAGAAGATCACCATGCAAGAGCGCATTCTGCAGCACCTTTGCAATAATATGCGGGCCCAGGATAACGATGGCGAACCCACCTACACCTTCGACAATACCAAGCCCCAGAAGGCCAACATCACCGAGCGGGATGTGGAACGTTGCATCAGCTCACGGGAACTGCTGCTGGAGAAGATCGAGATGCTGGGCAAGAAGATGCCGCCCAACACTCTGGACAAACTAATCTCGGAACTGGGGGGAACCAACCTGGTGGCCGAAATGACAGGTCGTCGTGGCAGAGTGGTGCGAACCGAGTACGATGGCTACAAATATGAGCCTCGTTGCGAGAACGACTCGTCGATGGACTTGGTGAACTACCGGGAGAAGCAGCGCTTCATGGAGGGCAGTAAGCACGTGGCCATCATCTCGGAGGCGGCCTCCAGTGGCATTTCCCTGCAGAGCGACAAGAGGGTCTCCAACCAGAGGCGTCGGCTGCACATCACACTGGAACTGCCGTGGAGTGCGGATCGAGCCATCCAGCAGTTCGGACGCACTCATCGTTCCAATCAGGTAAATTCTCCCGAATACGTATTCGTGATCACGGATCTGGCAGGTGAGCGGCGTTTCGCCTCCACGGTGGCCAAAAGGCTGGAGAGCCTGGGGGCCCTGACCCAGGGAGACCGTCGGGCCACCGATGCCCGGGATCTCTCGCAGTTCAACATCGACAACAGCATCGGGCGCAGTGCCCTGGAGAGTGTGATGCAGCAGCTGACCAGGGAGAAGCCCCTGGATCCATCTGAAGTACCCCAATCCTACAAGGGGGACTTCCTCTTCGATTGCAGTGCGTCCATGGCCGGCGTGGGAATGCTCAACGTTCGCGAGGAGAACAAACTGAAGGTGTTCAGCGTGGAGAAGGATAGTAACAACATATCCAAGTTCCTCAACCGCATCCTCGGCTGCCGTGTTGAAATTCAAAATGCCCTGTTCAAATTCTTCCTGGACAAGATGTACTCGCTGATCATGCAAATGAAGCGCACGGGACGCTTCGATCTGGGCATCCTCGACCTGGATGCCCACGGGGCCAGTGTGAAATCTATCAAGCGGGTGAAATTCATTAGGAAGCATGCCACAGGAACTGCGGCCACTGAGCTGCACACTGTGACCGTGGAACGGGGCATGTCCTTTGAAACAGCCCTCGCCAA ATACCGAAAGGAGGGCCAGCACGAGCACGATGGCTTCTACGTTCTCCAGCAATTGCGGCACAACAAGAACTCCTCCATTTTGTGCCTGCAGGCTCAGTCGAATTCCTCGGATGCAACGTCCGGAAAGATAAATCTACAAATCTATCGACCCAACACTGGTCCCCAAGTGCGTTTGGAGACGCTCAGCTCGATTTCATCGCGCTATGTCAAGGTGGAACCGGAGAAAGCCCAGGAGTTCTGGCTGCAGCAGTACGACTTTTGCTTGAACAAGTGCTCCCATGTCTACTGGAGTCGGATCTGCCCGTATCCGACGAGCTGCGAGGTGGGACTGCGGGTGCGCACCTATCACGTGCTTTCCGGCCTGATGCTGCCCATTTGGGACCGGATCGAGCTGATCATCGAGAAGAGCAACCAGAAGATCCAGATCATACGCGTGAAGACCGATGTGAACACCAAGATTGTGGGCACGGTGGTGCCGCATGCCGTCTACGACGCCCTGGTGGCCGATTTGTCCTCGGACTCCATCATGGAGGTGGAGGACCATTAA